The Thalassophryne amazonica chromosome 8, fThaAma1.1, whole genome shotgun sequence genome includes a window with the following:
- the nudt7 gene encoding peroxisomal coenzyme A diphosphatase NUDT7 isoform X2 gives MKTKEEIVSSLKQFDVGNRFSHVSVFPKASVLIPLFVRKGELCTLMTQRSEQLRTSAGEVCFPGGKCDPGDTDEVATALREAQEEIGLPPDHVQVVCRLFPIISKSGLIVTPVIGFIDEAFRATPNPAEVSAVFTVALDFFTSTKDHHAADDATETAGQLHFFYFEDPDTGRCYHILGLTAMFAITVAALALRKKPEFEIDFDIKKPLSFFEQLLIRRMNKL, from the exons ATGAAGACAAAGGAGGAGATCGTGTCCTCTCTGAAGCAGTTTGACGTTGGCAACAGGTTCTCCCATGTGTCGGTGTTTCCTAAAGCTTCCGTGTTGATCCCGTTGTTTGTGAGGAAAGGGGAGCTGTGCACCTTGATGACCCAACGCTCGGAGCAG CTGAGGACCAGTGCTGGCGAGGTGTGTTTCCCAGGTGGGAAGTGTGACCCTGGTGACACAGATGAAGTGGCCACAGCACTGAGAGAGGCACAGGAAGAGATCGGTTTACCACCCGATCACGTGCAGGTGGTCTGTAGACTGTTCCCCATCATCAGTAAG AGTGGCCTTATTGTGACCCCGGTGATTGGGTTCATTGACGAGGCATTTCGTGCCACTCCAAATCCAGCAGAGGTCAGCGCAGTGTTCACAGTGGCCCTGGACTTTTTCACCAGCACCAAGGACCACCATGCTGCCGATGATGCTACTGAAACAGCGGGACAATTGCACTTTTTTTACTTTGAGGACCCCGATACAGGAAGATGTTATCACATCTTGGGTCTGACGGCCATGTTTGCCATAACAGTTGCAGCCCTCGCTCTGAGAAAAAAGCCAGAGTTTGAAATCGATTTTGACATAAAGAAGCCGTTGTCTTTCTTTGAACAGCTTTTAATCAGAAGAATGAATAAACTTTAG
- the nudt7 gene encoding peroxisomal coenzyme A diphosphatase NUDT7 isoform X1, with protein sequence MKTKEEIVSSLKQFDVGNRFSHVSVFPKASVLIPLFVRKGELCTLMTQRSEQLRTSAGEVCFPGGKCDPGDTDEVATALREAQEEIGLPPDHVQVVCRLFPIISKWVCLSPLFPQSGLIVTPVIGFIDEAFRATPNPAEVSAVFTVALDFFTSTKDHHAADDATETAGQLHFFYFEDPDTGRCYHILGLTAMFAITVAALALRKKPEFEIDFDIKKPLSFFEQLLIRRMNKL encoded by the exons ATGAAGACAAAGGAGGAGATCGTGTCCTCTCTGAAGCAGTTTGACGTTGGCAACAGGTTCTCCCATGTGTCGGTGTTTCCTAAAGCTTCCGTGTTGATCCCGTTGTTTGTGAGGAAAGGGGAGCTGTGCACCTTGATGACCCAACGCTCGGAGCAG CTGAGGACCAGTGCTGGCGAGGTGTGTTTCCCAGGTGGGAAGTGTGACCCTGGTGACACAGATGAAGTGGCCACAGCACTGAGAGAGGCACAGGAAGAGATCGGTTTACCACCCGATCACGTGCAGGTGGTCTGTAGACTGTTCCCCATCATCAGTAAG TGGGTCTGCCTGTCACCTTTGTTTCCACAGAGTGGCCTTATTGTGACCCCGGTGATTGGGTTCATTGACGAGGCATTTCGTGCCACTCCAAATCCAGCAGAGGTCAGCGCAGTGTTCACAGTGGCCCTGGACTTTTTCACCAGCACCAAGGACCACCATGCTGCCGATGATGCTACTGAAACAGCGGGACAATTGCACTTTTTTTACTTTGAGGACCCCGATACAGGAAGATGTTATCACATCTTGGGTCTGACGGCCATGTTTGCCATAACAGTTGCAGCCCTCGCTCTGAGAAAAAAGCCAGAGTTTGAAATCGATTTTGACATAAAGAAGCCGTTGTCTTTCTTTGAACAGCTTTTAATCAGAAGAATGAATAAACTTTAG